One genomic window of Daphnia pulex isolate KAP4 chromosome 10, ASM2113471v1 includes the following:
- the LOC124204888 gene encoding ABC transporter G family member 20-like translates to MNDASAGVSVEYGVLVRNAIKTYGVGSRKSIILENLNMTVKKGSIYGLLGASGCGKTTLLSCLVGRRSLNSGDVQVLGHEPGTPESGIPGPRIGYMPQELALYGHFTIRETLIYFGRIYNLRTEFVNSQVEFLSKLLDLPASDRYVGTLSGGQQRRMSFAAALFHEPELLILDEPTVGVDPVLRHSIWEHLIRQSVEHGRTVIVTTHYIEEARQANTIGMMRSGRLLTEDSPENLLRDYNLPSLENVFLKLCMKDEGKNGIQQQPPALGHDNMAFDQSASQSDVSEVGIDDRYTRNDQRSPTSPADFSVITQFDSAMNNNNETPAKVSNSPVINFVAGKRSRNPFRMTLPSRHRLSALILKNYLLIFRNLGILGFLYFLPAFQAAVFNVTLGHEPFGLRMGIVNDELNPSEGRVCNYTTECSYSMLSCRYLRFLKDNIIQIPFDNYSEALEAGKRNDVWGVIHFGHNFTEEFEIRRESGDSATYDTILRSQINVRMDSTNQQIDVFIEKWLIEGFGDFFRDLMKSCGHEPDASNFPLEFMDPVYGQKDTPYTEFMAPGLIISIIYFMAVSLTAGAFVAERKQGLLDRSLVAGVQMIEILMGYLVNQLSVMVGQIALVFIIMLWFFAVPCHGSMVLAILITFLQGLVGMCFGLLIATVCENEISALSLSMASFLPLVVTSGIAWPIEGMSFYLRAISYSMPMTYPVESLRCIFSKGWGLSEVDVYAGFAISIIWILGLLIGCLIVVRFRKYSS, encoded by the exons ATGAACGACGCAAGTGCTGGAGTTAGCGTTGAATACGGAGTTCTCGTCCGCAACGCCATCAAAACCTATGGCGTTGGAAGTCGTAAATCCATCATCCTCGAAAATCTGAACATGACCGTCAAAAAAGGATCAAT ATACGGATTATTGGGAGCCAGTGGTTGCGGCAAGACGACTCTGTTAAGCTGTCTTGTCGGCCGCCGCAGTTTGAACAGCGGAGACGTACAGGTCTTGGGTCACGAGCCCGGCACTCCGGAGAGCGGAATTCCGGGCCCACGGATCGGATACATGCCGCAAGAACTGGCCCTGTACGGTCATTTTACCATCAGGGAGACTCTCATCTACTTTGGGCGAATCTACAATCTGAGGACAGAGTTTGTCAACTCTCAAGTGGAATTTCTGTCCAAGCTGTTGGATCTGCCAGCCAGCGATCGTTACGTCGGCACACTCAGCGGAGGTCAACAACGACGCATGTCTTTTGCTGCCGCTCTCTTCCACGAACCTGAATTGTTGATCTTGGACGAACCCACCGTTGGCGTTGACCCAGTGCTCAGACACAG CATTTGGGAACATTTGATTCGGCAGAGTGTTGAACACGGAAGAACGGTTATTGTCACCACTCACTACATCGAAGAAGCCCGACAGGCTAACACG ATCGGAATGATGCGATCTGGACGTTTGCTAACGGAAGACTCACCCGAAAATCTGTTGAGAGATTACAATTTACCTTCACTGGAGAATGTCTTCCTCAAACTTTGCATGAAGGATGAAGGTAAAAACGGAATTCAGCAACAGCCACCAGCGCTAGGCCACGACAACATGGCCTTTGACCAGAGCGCAAGTCAATCGGACGTCTCTGAAGTGGGCATCGATGATCGCTACACCAGGAATGACCAGCGATCTCCCACATCGCCGGCTGATTTCTCCGtg ATCACACAATTCGATTCCGCGATGAATAACAATAACGAAACACCGGCCAAAGTGTCCAACAGTCCAGTGATCAATTTCGTGGCTGGCAAGCGATCCCGTAATCCCTTTAGAATGACCTTGCCATCTCGACATCGCCTCTCTGCTCTTATTCTAAAGAATTACTTGTTGATTTTTAGAAATCTTGG GATTTTAGGGTTCCTCTACTTCCTCCCTGCTTTCCAGGCGGCCGTTTTTAATGTGACACTCGGACACGAACCGTTTGGATTGAGGATGGGCATTGTTAACGACGAGCTGAATCCTAGCGAGGGCCGTGTTTGCAATTATACAACAGAGTGCTCCTATTCCATGCTCAGCTGTCGCTACCTTCGATTCTTGAAAGACAACATCATTCAG ATTCCATTTGATAATTATTCAGAAGCTCTCGaagcaggaaaaagaaatgatgttTGGGGAGTGATACACTTTGGACACAATTTTACAGAGGAATTTGAAATTCGGCGGGAGAGCGGAGATTCGGCAACTTATGACACTATTCTTCGCAGTCAAATTAACGTCAGGATGGATTCCACCA ATCAACAAATTGATGTTTTCATTGAAAAGTGGCTTATCGAAGGCTTTGGAGACTTTTTCAGAGATTTAATGAAATCTTGTGGACACGAACCGGATGCTAGTAATTTTCCTTTAGAG TTTATGGATCCTGTCTATGGTCAGAAAGATACGCCTTACACTGAATTCATGGCGCCTGGCCTCATTATCTC gattatttatttcatggCCGTCTCGCTAACTGCTGGAGCCTTTGTCGCTGAAAGGAAACAAGGTCTTCTAGATCGCAGTTTAGTAGCAG GCGTgcaaatgattgaaattctAATGGGGTATCTGGTCAACCAGCTGTCCGTTATGGTCGGCCAGATAGCGCTGGTTTTCATAATCATGTTATGGTTCTTCGCCGTCCCTTGCCACGGCAGTATGGTTTTAGCTATATTAATTACATTTCTTCAAGGTCTTGTCGGAATGTGTTTCg GTCTGCTGATTGCCACGGTCTGCGAAAATGAAATCAGCGCTCTGTCACTTTCCATGGCCAGTTTTCTCCCGTTGGTCGTTACCAGTGGCATTGCTTGGCCAATTGAAG gGATGTCTTTTTATCTCCGAGCAATTTCTTATAGCATGCCGATGACGTATCCCGTCGAATCATTGCGatgcattttttcaaaaggatgGGGCCTCAGTGAAGTCGATGTTTATGCAGGATTTGCAATCAGCATTATCTGGATTTTGGGCTTGTTGATTGGTTGTCTAATTGTCGTACGTTTTCGCAAGTATTCCAGTTAA
- the LOC124204889 gene encoding uncharacterized protein LOC124204889, whose amino-acid sequence MPSLNWFNLNRVDGGPSYFGNSNRLSASLYWNDWLFGVVITAAAFVTVLLLLSPIYKHQWRTVSLVTTSILMGGAFLLGLVMPWWQCGGPVSVRAPIRVQDAEAMNLTIEVHVGLDYVNITLVLDPSQNAPAQQKTENVVLPRLLPRDSIQLITGSYEKASDLSVIKFNERIELKTAEDMRVQFREALERGLPVPILTVINYFSHQEEGFRWSVDYRRAGFFCQFFLTLTLISWAWMNIFFLVIPQHGAVAMITTGLLGLMAVFLYWILLPALDLVIVINGSLLQFKLDGCYWTVLVTGLVALLTGSAMLIIELRHPGSLAFDLEVDSDIKEKLINKVVERRSVKQQPSLQSLNPHKPSLKSKVSVVDATATAYVEKSQMTSDTKLDSGFGVSTESSNISGLLSHQMDSVTDLEQIATMDGSYFKSTVTNLIQAEKAPKIYSYTFRQGRELPSFHESTISLHSEMVPRFLDSIVEEDVVVHRSAHSPPPAVSVGPRRVSQSSSDTEKEEWQDPIEMSEPERQHHSHHTDSDGHNDTFCSTYSSSTNPSPRRRSQRAMSIGSHRDIFGHTPKDAKL is encoded by the exons ATGCCTAGTCTCAATTGGTTTAATTTAAATCGCGTGGATGGTGGGCCATCGTACTTTGGCAATTCAAACCGGCTTTCGGCCTCGTTATACTGGAACGATTGGCTATTCGGCGTGGTCATTACAGCAGCTGCTTTCGTCACAGTTTTGCTTCTGCTCTCACCTATCTACAAGCACCAGTGGAGAACTGTCTCACTC GTAACTACAAGCATTCTCATGGGAGGTGCTTTCCTCCTGGGTTTAGTGATGCCTTGGTGGCAGTGTGGTGGGCCGGTCTCCGTTCGAGCACCCATTCGAGTTCAAGATGCCGAGGCCATGAATCTCACGATCGAAGTTCACGTCGGACTCGATTACGTCAACATCACACTGGTACTGGATCCCAGTCAAAATGCACCAGCCCAACAGAAAACGGAGAATGTGGTTCTACCTCGATTACTGCCACGAGATTCCATCCAGCTGATCACTGGATCCTACGAGAAAGCGAGCGATCTAAGTGTCATCAAATTTAACGAGCGGATCGAACTGAAAACGGCCGAAGACATGCGAGTGCAGTTCAGGGAAGCCCTGGAACGCGGATTGCCTGTTCCCATCTTGACCGTCATCAACTATTTTAGTCACCAGGAAGAAGGTTTCCGCTGGTCTGTCGATTACCGAAGGGCTGGATTCTTTTGCCAATTTTTCCTGACGTTGACGCTCATCAGCTGGGCGTGGATGAACATTTTCTTCCTCGTCATTCCGCAGCACGGAGCCGTTGCCATGATAACCACCGGTTTGCTGGGCCTGATGGCCGTCTTCCTCTACTGGATATTGTTGCCAGCCTTGGATCTAGTCATCGTCATCAATGGAAGCCTACTCCAATTCAAACTGGACGGCTGTTACTGGACTGTGCTCGTCACTGGTCTGGTGGCTTTGTTGACCGGAAGCGCCATGCTGATTATCGAATTGCGTCATCCAGGCAGTTTGGCATTCGATCTGGAAGTCGACTCCGACATCAAAGAGAAATTGATCAACAAAGTGGTCGAGAGACGTTCGGTCAAGCAGCAGCCATCTTTGCAGTCGCTTAATCCGCACAAACCGAGTTTGAAGTCGAAAGTATCGGTCGTCGACGCTACAGCAACTGCTTACGTCGAAAAGAGCCAGATGACGTCAGACACGAAACTCGATTCCGGATTCGGAGTCTCGACGGAATCGAGCAACATCTCCGGACTCCTTTCGCACCAGATGGATTCGGTCACCGATCTGGAGCAGATTGCCACTATGGATGGATCCTACTTCAAGTCGACCGTCACGAAT TTGATTCAAGCGGAGAAGGCTCCAAAGATTTACAGCTACACGTTCCGGCAGGGAAGAGAATTGCCCAGCTTTCACGAGAGCACAATTTCGTTGCACAGTGAGATGGTGCCTCGTTTCTTGGACAGCATTGTCGAAGAGGATGTTGTCGTCCATCGGTCGGCTCATTCGCCTCCGCCGGCAGTTTCGGTGGGACCGCGACGCGTTTCCCAGTCGTCGTCGGACAcggaaaaggaagaatggcAGGATCCGATTGAAATGAGCGAACCAGAACGTCAGCACCACAGTCACCACACTGATTCCGATGGACACAATGATACTTTCTGTTCTACTTACAGTTCGTCCACCAATCCTTCTCCTAGACGTCGTTCTCAACGCGCAATGTCAATTGG GTCACACCGAGACATATTCGGACACACACCCAAGGACGCAAAGTTATAG
- the LOC124204892 gene encoding rabenosyn-5-like, with protein MATSTHTDDNESRIREGFICPICMEDLATDDQLLLHFEEAHDTEEDNDVLQAFKDFLGKAKKILKSDNPFEILEKTSSKSSQQKQDHVEWDPQDFGVIHSHWSDFRKFRSNRMDFYAAETNKLIIRLDKIVSCLPSEAAKRREHEQNIVTWVNDEDVQLCPQCAKSFNILRRKHHCRVCGTVQCHQCSQFLLLSFARKLTNPSYIPTLDDNKEKPSPPKRLTHAAVHALKRTGSTTSLTSLTSLIDTDTGEGHIRVCYYCKQLLERREQQMDSRSQNAVIAELYNEMRKYMEKGAELMPVFLKMLESFSQGESTYNLKDAQECRLKLLKIAEYVDGYSKKIQSLGIDDEKNPTSGTALSLQLKIRLSAVNFLKENLLGLPNLPTEEQLIVLQAERRQAIEKRIAQEKKAVFEKRETETRRQHMDNQKDFEAVSVDRGWGVETSNIRNVNESDDPMLQQMQIMRNYIQQARRANRYDDVVILEANLRDLQIEHERMQSQS; from the exons ATGGCgaccagcacacacacagacgataACGAGAGCAGAATTCGAGAAGGATTTATTTGTCCTATTTGCATGGAAGATTTGGCTACAGATGACCAGTTACTTCTTCATTTCGAAGAAGCTCATGATACAGAAGAGGATAATGATGTATTACAGGCTTTCAAAG aCTTTCTTGGCAAGGCTAAGAAGATTTTGAAGTCAGACAATCCTTTTGAGATTCTGGAGAAAACCAGTTCAAAATCCAGTCAGCAAAAGCAGGATCATGTTGAATGGGATCCTCAAGATTTTg GTGTAATACATAGTCACTGGTCGGATTTCCGTAAGTTCCGGAGTAACCGAATGGACTTTTACGCTgccgaaacaaacaaattaatcaTTCGACTAGATAAAATTGTATCTTGCTTACCCAGTGAAGCTGCGAAAAGACGGGAGCATGAACAAAACATAGTTACTTGGGTTAACGACGAGGATGTTCAGCTATGCCCACAATGTGCTAAATCATTTAACATACTTAGACGGAAACATCACTGCCGTGTCTGTGGTACCGTACAATGCCACCAATGCAGTCAATTTCTCTTGCTTTCATTTGCAA GGAAACTGACAAATCCCAGCTATATTCCAACCTTAGATGACAACAAGGAGAAACCAAGTCCTCCTAAGAGATTAACTCACGCTGCCGTCCATGCTCTTAAAAGGACTGGATCTACCACTAGTTTGACGTCACTGACCTCTCTAATTGATACCGATACGGGAGAAGGTCACATCAgagtttgttattattgtaaaCAG CTTCTTGAACGACGCGAACAGCAAATGGACAGCCGGAGTCAAAACGCTGTCATCGCCGAACTCTATAATGAAATGCGGAAGTACATGGAAAAAGGTGCCGAACTCATGCCGGTTTTCTTGAAAATGCTCGAATCTTTTAG TCAAGGTGAATCTACTTACAATTTGAAAGATGCTCAAGAATGTCGTCTGAAACTATTGAAAATTGCCGAATACGTTGACGGCTACAG taaaaaaatccagtcTCTGGGAATCGATGATGAGAAGAATCCCACGTCTGGCACTGCTCTGTCATTACAACTCAAAATTCGTCTTTCTGCAGTAAACTtcttgaaagaaaatctaCTTGGATTGCCGAACTTGCCCACTGAAGAACAACTTATAGTGCTGCAAGCTGAGAGGCG TCAAGCAATCGAAAAGCGCATAgctcaagagaaaaaagctgtTTTTGAAAAACGGGAAACAGAAACTAGGCGTCAACACATGGATAATCAGAAAGATTTTGAAGCA GTGTCCGTGGATAGAGGTTGGGGAGTAGAAACCTCAAACATAAGAAACGTAAATGAATCAGATGATCCGATGCTACAGCAAATGCAAATAATGCGGAATTACATTCAACAAGCTAG GCGTGCAAATCGTTACGACGATGTTGTTATCCTGGAGGCAAACTTACGTGATCTTCAGATTGAACACGAGAGAATGCAGTCTCAGTCATAA
- the LOC124204887 gene encoding protein zyg-11 homolog B-like, producing the protein MYDSPTSLQNVCANYIGVNIEAFCVAQGDEEPMTLTFKKGHIYLHTSLSEQLLNILGKSGKINDETLPIFNSSNTRLEKVIIHNATNLSCKGLRTLKQHHIVDLEATQLKVTISELISSLSDWTIENLRSLVVSDCTFVDSSKVAVMVSLSRLKNLRTLNVSYTEFNNHGLEIIVEDLRHLECLDLSETRVSEISPLRKCRTRLRALVLHNLKISDAAIPVIIDLPRLRHLDVSRNSNFSSRFQQQVYVLLDHITPPLSLSISELLLEQGALPELEHLDVSGCDRVDIDALAQFIHCHRSLTFLGLLDCEACYDSMFVEKISSHTTSLMITGSANEEQILESLVRYPKRIRCTQKSLYELFSLTQQFDEPRVDVIQLVLRAMRLHPEEFHIQMAATACVYNLTKGDVGQKIHPHILKEVVHYTLAAMENFPNHLQLQKNTLLTLCSDRILQDVTFDRYRCARLVLDCLCIFEDSSMGRMSVAICSILAAKISTSETTVLGSTPKYMRKLLAMVRTKMESNQVDITLKFTLSALWNLTDESPETCSIFLREGGLDLFLQVLEAFPGESTVETKILGLINNIAEVKTLRHRLIVDPFLMALHRLLRSPLIDVAYFAAGIIAHLASGGVEFWTSKTVPRHVMLEELGVVVMEWNSPDSEMVAYRSFSPFFHLILCYEAPQVQLWALWAILHVCSKNGKRYCLMLYEEEGDEILSTIAANSNASKEVRQFCVSIMELLKMEGLIRNEKITLIPSVDEPNSKMFENDIHL; encoded by the exons ATGTACGATTCGCCAACGAGCTTGCAGAACGTCTGCGCAAATTACATAGGTGTAAATATTGAAGCGTTTTGTGTG GCCCAAGGTGATGAAGAACCGATGACACTTACGTTCAAAAAAGGGCATATCTATTTGCATACCAGTTTGTCTGAACAGCTGTTAAACATTTTGGGGAAAAGTGGGAAGATTAATGATGAAACATTGCCCATATTCAATAGTAGCAATACCAGATTGGAAAAGGTTATCATTCATAATGCTACAAATCTTAGTTGCAAAGGCTTGAGAACACTTAAACAGCATCACATAGTGGATTTAGAAGCTACACAGTTGAAAGTTACCATCAGTGAACTGATCAGCTCCCTCAGTGATTGGACGATAGAAAATTTAAGAAGTTTGGTTGTCAGCGACTGTACATTTGTAGATAGTTCTAAAGTGGCTGTTATGGTCTCCTTATCCAGATTAAAGAATTTAAGGACTTTAAATGTGAGTTATACTGAATTTAACAATCACGGCCTCGAGATCATAGTTGAAGACCTACGTCATTTGGAGTGTCTGGATCTGAGTGAAACTAGAGTTTCGGAAATATCGCCGTTGCGAAAGTGCCGTACTCGGTTGAGAGCTCTTGTTCTGCACAATCTAAAGATATCCGATGCCGCCATCCCTGTTATTATCGACTTACCTCGCTTGAGACACCTAGATGTATCGAGGAATTCGAACTTTTCCTCGCGTTTCCAGCAACAAGTCTATGTCCTCCTCGACCACATTACGCCTCCTTTGTCCCTGTCTATCAGTGAACTCCTTCTTGAACAGGGAGCACTTCCAGAATTGGAGCACTTAGATGTATCCGGATGCGACCGCGTTGACATTGACGCCTTAGCCCAATTCATCCATTGTCATCGATCATTGACATTTCTCGGTCTATTGGATTGCGAAGCATGCTACGATAGTAtgtttgttgaaaaaattagTTCTCATACTACTTCTTTGATG ATCACCGGATCGGCCAATGAAGAACAAATTTTAGAATCTCTGGTTCGCTATCCAAAGCGCATCCGGTGCACTCAAAAGTCTTTGTATGAGCTATTTTCTCTGACCCAGCAATTCGACGAGCCTAGAGTAGATGTCATTCAG TTGGTTTTGCGAGCAATGCGTCTTCATCCTGAAGAATTCCACATTCAAATGGCAGCTACCGCTTGTGTGTACAATCTAACCAAAGGTGACGTCGGCCAGAAAATTCACCCACATATTCTCAAAGAAGTAGTTCATTATACGTTGGCTGCCATGGAAAATTTCCCCAACCATTTGCAG ctgcAAAAAAACACTTTATTGACGTTGTGCAGCGATAGGATATTACAAGATGTAACGTTCGATCGTTACCGCTGTGCCAGATTAGTACTTGATTGCCTGTGCATCTTTGAAGACTCGTCAATGGGCCGAATGAGCGTAGCCATATGCTCTATTCTGGCAGCAAAAATTTCGACATCAGAAACTACCGTTCTAGGCTCGACACCAAAATACATGCGTAAGCTGCTAGCAATGGTGCGAACCAAGATGGAATCGAATCAGGTTGATATTACTCTGAAATTCACCCTCTCAGCCTTGTGGAATCTTACTG ATGAATCACCAGAAACATGTTCAATATTTCTGAGAGAGGGAGGCTTGGATCTTTTCCTTCAAGTGCTCGAAGCCTTTCCAGGAGAATCTACTGTCGAAACCAAG atCCTCGGATTGATTAATAATATCGCTGAAGTCAAGACTTTGAGGCACCGTCTGATTGTTGACCCATTCCTAATGGCTCTTCATAGACTTTTGCGCTCTCCCCTGATTGATGTCGCTTATTTCGCAGCCGGTATTATTGCTCATTTGGCTTCAGGTGGCGTTGAGTTCTGGACTTCGAAAACTGTTCCACGACATGTTATGCTTGAGGAACTG GGTGTAGTAGTAATGGAATGGAATAGTCCAGATAGTGAAATGGTGGCTTATCGATCATTTTCACCGTTCTTTCATTTGATCCTATGTTACGAAGCTCCACAGGTTCAACTGTGGGCCCTTTGGGCTATTCTACATGTCTGTAGTAAAAATG GCAAACGTTATTGTTTGATGTtgtatgaagaagaaggagatgaAATATTGAGCACCATAGCTGCAAATTCTAATGCATCGAAAGAAGTACGTCAGTTTTGCGTATCAATAAtggaacttttgaaaatggaaggtttaattcgaaatgaaaaaattactcTAATACCATCTGTTGATGAGCCAAATagtaaaatgtttgaaaatgatattcatttataa
- the LOC124204883 gene encoding uncharacterized protein LOC124204883: protein MSTIENKDVVAVEPNVEDNVADAGENSRNPNMSTNEDKEVGCAEPNASLADHVYAGENNESNITFHSESVSEIHDDTGLVLNLEIPSHNFQESDLQKPDLNVELKKVIVELQNRNSELASKVEILNANIVELKSELESSKVEISQLQLEIAKGKAEKQKDLYTRCIEDVELMVYYTRFTPTAFEAIFQGVLPLKHNNNSCLDFRRQFFLTLTKLVHNFGFQDLSVQFNVSRQTISNYFHFWVGLLHDRFFSRVVFWPSQESLKKTMPMCFRMDFFNTAAILDCFELQFDTPHIPTDPAASFSSHKQRTTVKYLISVTPQGSFNFVSNGFCGRVSDKQVVIDSGILNNLKHGDLILVDRGFPLEEVVASRGAQFMVPAFMKERNQLPEIETRRIENVRIHVERIIGATRARFQMLKGPIDRNFLNSDNESTGFVDKIVKVCCILSNLLPSVVPLD, encoded by the exons ATGTCAACTATTGAAAACaaagatgttgttgctgtagaACCAAATGTAGAAGACAATGTAGCTGATGCTGGTGAAAATAGCAGGAATCCAAATATGTCAACCAATGAAGACAAAGAAGTGGGTTGTGCAGAACCAAATGCAAGTTTAGCAGACCATGTTTATGCTGGTGAAAACAATGAATCTAACATCACATTTCATTCAGAAAGTGTCAGTGAGATTCATGATGACACAGGATTGGTTTTAAACCTAG AAATCCCGTCACATAATTTTCAAGAGTCAGACTTACAAAAACCTGACCTTAATGTTGAATTAAAGAAAGTTATAGTGGAGTTACAGAACAGAAATTCAGAACTTGCAAGTAAAGTGGAAATACTAAATGCAAACATAGTTGAACTAAAATCTGAACTGGAGTCCTCAAAGGTAGAAATATCACAATTACAACTTGAAATCGCCAAAGGGAAAGCCGAAAAACAGAAAGATTTGTACACCCGTTGCATTGAAGACGTAGAGTTAATGGTTTACTATACCCGCTTTACCCCAACAGCCTTTGAAGCAATTTTTCAAGGAGTTCTGCCCCTGAAACATAACAACAACTCATGTTTAGATTTTCGTCGTCAGTTTTTCTTAACATTGACAAAACTAGTACATAACTTTGGTTTCCAAGATTTGTCTGTTCAGTTTAACGTTTCTAGACAAACTATATCGAACTACTTTCATTTCTGGGTAGGGCTACTCCACGATCGTTTTTTCTCTAGAGTTGTTTTTTGGCCATCTCAAGAATCACTGAAAAAAACTATGCCAATGTGCTTTAGGAtggatttttttaacactgCAGCAATATTGGACTGTTTTGAGTTACAATTCGATACTCCTCATATTCCAACTGACCCAGCCGCTTCTTTTTCCTCGCACAAACAAAGGACAACTGTGAAATACTTAATATCTGTTACTCCTCAAGgttcttttaattttgtttcaaatggtttttgTGGGAGAGTGAGTGATAAACAAGTTGTAATTGATAGTGGAAttttaaataacttgaaaCATGGCGACCTAATTTTGGTAGACAGGGGTTTCCCTTTAGAAGAAGTAGTTGCATCGCGAGGCGCTCAATTCATGGTACCTGCGtttatgaaagaaagaaatcaacttcCGGAAATTGAAACTAGGCGCATAGAAAATGTTAGGATTCATGTAGAAAGAATCATTGGGGCAACTAGAGCCAGATTTCAAATGTTAAAAGGTCCTATCGACAggaattttctaaattcagATAATGAGTCTACGGGTTTTGTCGACAAAATAGTAAAAGTATGTTGCATTCTTTCTAACCTCTTACCAAGTGTGGTTCCCCTTGACTAA
- the LOC124204894 gene encoding U11/U12 small nuclear ribonucleoprotein 35 kDa protein-like, giving the protein MANCYKKWSPYAEHYNPIEVGSKDGKDIEPHDNAIVRACNALYHPNHLLTNNPQTTLFIGRLDKNVTEKDLEDVFIKYGRLKNVTVVRDVVTGYSKRYGFVEFKNKHDCHEARSELHQTVLKGKKILVEFECQHTLPGWIPRRLGGGFGGKKESGQLRFGCLDRPWKRPVQVELNCSKTPTCDTHKHANKYRTESERLPQNLYETKDGRRDKSRSYLNRNQAKRYGSEDSSENPKRRKT; this is encoded by the exons ATGGCGAATTGCTACAAAAAATGGTCCCCGTATGCAGAACATTACAATCCTATAG AGGTAGGAAGTAAAGATGGAAAAGATATTGAACCACACGATAATGCAATTGTTAGAGCTTGCAATGCCTTGTACCATCCAAATCACCTTCTAACTAACAACCCACAAACAACATTATTTATTGGAAGACTAGATAAGAATGTAACTGAAAAAGATTTAGAAGAT GTGTTCATCAAGTATGGcagattaaaaaatgtaactgTTGTACGAGATGTTGTTACTGGATACTCCAAAAGATATGGttttgttgaatttaaaaacaaacatgattGCCACGAAGCAAGAAGTGAACTGCATCAAACAgttttaaaagggaaaaaaatattagttgAATTTGAGTGTCAACATACTCTTCCTGGATGGATTCCTAGGAGGCTTG gtGGTGGCTTTggtgggaagaaagaatcTGGACAGTTGAGGTTTGGTTGTCTTGATAGACCCTGGAAGAGGCCAGTCCAAGTTGAGTTGAATTGTAGTAAAACACCAACCTGTGACACACATAAGCATGCCAATAAGTATAGAACTGAATCCGAAAGACTACCTCAGAATCTGTATGAAACTAAAGATGGAAGACGAGACAAGTCCCGGTCATATTTGAACAGAAATCAGGCCAAGAGATATGGTAGCGAAGATTCTTCAGAAAATCCGAAACGTCgaaaaacttaa